TGCAATATTGAAATGATTTTAAAAGGATATGATGAGgataatgtatatttttcaaaaaaagttcgaaattttattttgatgtttaatttaaaatctTTAATTGAACTTggattattttataaacaaataaaaaatagtgaaAATATGAGAAATACATCAAAAGTATCAATTATATCAATTTGTTTAAACTCGTATATAGAAATTTTTGAAGCATTACTTCTTTTATATCAggttttattttcaaaattattattaacatcTTATATGGCTatgattatattaaaatttttattatatacactTATGGAAATAcgatatattttaattatttggaaaattaataatagcCATAATTCAGCAAATAACAATTGGGAATATATGCAAAGACAATTAAgtgttttatataaatactattatagttttgttttattattaattgcaatattttattatatttttccgtattttccttatttaatattatttatatatttctgtTGGGTTCCACAAATATGTTTAGATATATGGAAAGGTCAACACAAATCAATTAgtttaaattttgtttttttattatcattatgtAGACTATTTTTaccaatatatatttttatatatccatataatatatttcaattagacatattttcaaaagTTGCTGGTTTATCAAATAATactttttgttttcttcttattttttttatattattacagcttatatttatgtatattcaAAGAATGTATGGCCCTAgatatttgtttaatataAGTTTACTTCCACatgttcataattattatcaaaatttagATCCTAATTTTGAAGCAGGAATACAAGAATGTGTTATTtgtatgtataatattatattaaataatacaaaatattgcATTACTCCAtgttatcatatttttcacgAAAAATGCTTACAACAATGGATGTGTATTAAGATGGAATGCCCAACATGTCGTGGTTCACTTCCTAACTTTCCTTAATTTATTTGCAttcaaaatatgaatataagcaacttttgtttttcttattgatatatatatcattttattgttttaaattttatttatttgtttttataaaatcgaaaaaaaaaacaattacaAACAAATTTGTTACTTTATGTTTTTCTAACCAATTAGGGTACGATATATTTGATTTGTATCATTACAGTATGCTTTCATAATTTCTGATTTTAATTCGGGGGTTAGAAAACAATAGGAAAGAAAAATAgaaatgtttttatttatttttttttctacatTATCGATTTTGGTAACTATATATGgaacattattttttataattttgataatatcttcatatttattggacatatttgtaataaaaaaatattttaataattgtatgaaaaaaataagagtactattaaaaataatagacatatctttttccatattatatttattatttttccaattttcagaatatacataattaatatattctaaaatattataaaaataagtatatactatattattatttttattttttgttaataaacaaatatttataaaattagtatattttgataaattgCTTACAAAGTTTATGCAAgctttttctaaatatattttatttttaaataaagaatatattctatttataaaaatagacaATGTATTATCATCAAGTTTTAATGCTATTTCATgttcttttaatattttatttcttaatAATTTCCCTCTTAATTGGAATTTTTCATcttctaatatatttattttattgttagTGTAAACCCCTTCTATTGAAATATGACCAAAATacgaatataaataaaatcgAGACAAAAGTAAAAAAGCTGTATCTCtaatatctttattatctgaattaattaaaataataatttttttgaaactATTTTggcttatttttttttttaaaatatgtttattttggCTAGTTGTAGAAATAGCAAGTTCTTCATTCCATCCCACTGTTagatttaatataatagttaatatacttttaagaatatctatattttctaaatttgaaataaaatataatatatcatcaaaaattgtgttaataaaaaataatcgaatttttttattttgtaatatactaataaaaaaagataaataatatatgttaatatttttttcagaataataaaataattcgataatataaatagttatatttaatatatagtttacaaactttttttctataatatttaatatattaggAATAAGTGTCAAATTTGATAGAATACCAAATAAGTTTAcaatttcatatttttctttacacatatttattatttttttttcaagtttttcattttttctaaagattttacaattttgagggctaattatatattccttgttaatatcaaatttaaatattttccccgattcaattattttatttcttatatattCGTACTGTTTCATTCGTGCTTcatcatatatttctaattctttttttatataattatttataagaattaaaaaattttccaatgcaatatcattaatttgaaaaatatgctCATCAAAATATTTCCTTGCATTAACATTTCTTGAAATagaatgtaaaaaatatgtgcaTTTTActttatcaaatttatttcttataaaataaaaagttaaaaTAGGTTTTATACATTCAATACAAAAATcagaataataataattattatttaacacaatcattattatatcaatTAATTTGCTAcaacattttattaaatttttagacatgtattttattgttttgttattatttctattcATATCAATACTTTTAGATCCCTTTTCTTCATATAATATCAAATTTTtggataaaatattaattccAAATTGttgatttatataaatcatgATTTTATTAAGGCATtcagaaatatataataaaaaagtaattcctctataaatattttttgttttatatgttaaaacatatttttcattatttttctttttgtatatatatgaacaaaGCTTTAATCTCTCgagttcatttttttttataatttgtttaacattctttaattcttttaaaaataattcataattttttattatatctacATTTTCGagttttataaatatatcttcAATATTACCAAAACTAATTACACATTCAGGATCtgaattaatattaatatattttgtttgatCAAGAACTATAAGcttacatttatttattaattccaatatttcaatatcagaattattaaatgtgattgccaaattaaaattgtttaatGCTTTgtcaaataataataatttgtaaaatgaaaaaccttttctaaaatatgctttaaataaaatatctttatttatagaaaaaCTTGAATTAAACACATTATAATAATCAATAATATGATTACAATTTTCTATGGCTTGTTCATATCTATATGTCTTAATATAACATAAAgctaaattattataagcCTCTAAATAATCTTTACATATATCAattacattattataacaTTCAATAGCTtgtgaatattttttttctttaaaatatttatttccatttaattttatacgATTTgctatttgtttattttcttttctttttttaatatcctcatcaatttttttttctaaaatttgaaaattgGAATCATGTTTTGGCAAACATAATACTTTTTCATCTTCATCAAATGTGTCAGTACTTGGTTCATAATAATTccatttttcataatttgtaatttgtttattatttttatttttacatgaatttaaatatttattccaTATTCCTCTTCtttcatttcttttattttttaaaagtttGTAATTTTCAActttatcaaataattcttttttCCTTTCCTCTTTACTTATAACAGCATTGTTACATcttttacaaaaatttaatttataattaaattcaATTAAACAcgatttacaaaaatataaataattatctTTATCACCTCCTCCTTTTTTCCccattataaaattttctttttctttttcttttttttcttctaattttatttctttagcTCTTTTTTCAAGTTTTATtctattttcttctttttcaatttcttctaaacttatttttccttctaataaatttttaatttttaaggTAACTGTATCGACATTGTCTAAAAaactatttatttcatcttCTTTGGGAAtacaataatttatttgttcacttttcattttattcaAGTTGGAAAcagataatatatataattatatttttcaataaaaaaattttagtctttttttcgatatgtatatatacaatagtTAAAATGTAAgcttatatttaattatatatagagaAATAATGTTAAGAATCTTTTGTCTGGATGTagttaatatttataaaaaattattagcaaaatattttatttttaatattatttcattacaACATACATTATCGAAAATGaactttatattttattttgtaaaaaaaataaaataactaatataataaaggaTAAAGgcagaaatatttatatttcacaatttttaaatataaatattaaaacattttccatattgtacattacaaaatattgtataatttttttttattataatactAGGTAATAATGtgtagaaaatatttttcttgtttcgtcttttccattttatacaaaaagtacacaaacatatatttcaaaaacGTTATTTGCAAAAATTTGGAGGGAATATATTTCCCCCTTTTCATCATTTccctatttttttaaatattatttatttttgcaCATTATAAACTTTAattgaaattaaaatatattgcatTTTTCAGCATGTTAAAAACTTAAGATAAATCCTGGGAATATTCTAGTAGCGAGTTCCCGTGCACTCATTATTTTGCTATCGTGGATTTTCgagtaaatataaaagaaaaatataagaaaaatataagaaaaatataagaaaaatataagaaaaataaaagaaaaatataagaaaaataaaagaaaaatataagaaaaataaaagaaaaataaaagaaaaaataaaagaaaaatataagaaaaaatacaagaaaaatataagaaaaaatacaagaaaaaataaaagaaaaaatacaagTGTTATCAAAAAAAGCAAACATTAATAAGGGGAAAGCAGTTTTAAATTTCACAAACTGAAAACTAAATAACACACATTATCCccatataaaagaaatatcaaaataaaccaaggtaaaaaaaaaatacaagtataaaatatacaaataaaatgggAAACGAACTAGCAGAAAGTATAAAACTCTTGAAAGAATTAATATGtaattatcataatattaGCGAACAAGaattgaataaaaaagCAAATGATGATATAATCACATTACTTAAATATACAGAAGATATAGAACCAAAAGGAGGGGACatattcaaatataaagaactattaaaaaaattaaaacaagTATTAATACATTTGCCATCTACAGATCCATTACTTCctatatgcaaaaaaaatataaatgaattatatataacacgagaaatattagaaaaagGAGTAATAATATCAGTAATGgataatgatataaaatcttttactatatatatggctcaattatttatttattattttgattttaaaaatatattacaaaaaagtGCTAAACAAAATGCTATTTTaggaatatatttattacatttattatcatcCAATTCAATTGGGGATTTCCATATGATATTAGAAATAATACCAATAGATGATCAAAATGatccatatataaaatatgtattagAATTAGAACAACATATTATGGATggatattttcattatatattaacaaaaaaagacGATATaccattatatttatattcattatttatggATCGTTTATATAACactataaaatataaattagctgattgtattttttcttcttcaaATTCGATTAGTctattatatacatgtgAATTGTTGAAGttaaaagatgaaaatgaactttatcaatttattacagaatataatgaaataaaaactgCGCATGGAGAGGATAATCTTATATGggaaataaaagataataaaatatattttaaaaatcaAATTGAGCATACTCAGGAACTTCCCTCTAtagaaattttaaataatattattggATATGCCACAGAATTGGAGAAAATcgtttaaaattttatttttcatgtttatatatggatctgcatatatgcatgtgCAATAGTGCGATTCAAATTTACATAAACAATGCACACCTCCGTTTTACAtctattaaatatttttctttttcacaTATTATACATTCATACTTATGTGTTATCCCACTATTCATTTCGTTGCTTTACATCACAACGATACTGGGAAAATTATCACTAAAAAACTTCTATGAACAATATCCaccttaaaaaaaaatttaataaaacacaactattataattataggatatatttaataataacaaattgtatggaaattaataaaattaaagagaaataacataaatttttacTCAATATAATAGTATGAATTCTAATAGttgttataataaaatagcatgcatatatacatgtacacatatacatgtatatgtatgcatttactgatttatttaaaatggatttaataaaataaaaaaaaatagacattaaaaaaaaaaaaaaaaagtgttaacattcaaaaataaaaaggagaaaatatatataaataaaatgtaaaaaaatcaaaataatgcAAAGATAATCCTAAATGCAAATTTGGCTTGGGAATAGATTGATTTTTTGCAAATTTTATgaggaaatatattttctatatgtataaaaaaaatcaaataaagcatagaaaatatatatagcacgctaaataataacaaatacACAAACAcaagaattatatatacaaatttaagTACCTAACACGTACACATATAATAGCTATATCCttgtgtatatttttaattttgaattGTTAACGTGCATTTAATACGCACATTGATGTTAAACAATTGAAATAAAGattaaaattttgtaaaCTAAATAATATCGATATtgctattttattattataaaaaaaattgtgcCAAATTATTATGGTATACCATAGTTTTATTCTGAacaattcatt
Above is a window of Plasmodium berghei ANKA genome assembly, chromosome: 4 DNA encoding:
- a CDS encoding tetratricopeptide repeat protein, putative, whose translation is MKSEQINYCIPKEDEINSFLDNVDTVTLKIKNLLEGKISLEEIEKEENRIKLEKRAKEIKLEEKKEKEKENFIMGKKGGGDKDNYLYFCKSCLIEFNYKLNFCKRCNNAVISKEERKKELFDKVENYKLLKNKRNERRGIWNKYLNSCKNKNNKQITNYEKWNYYEPSTDTFDEDEKVLCLPKHDSNFQILEKKIDEDIKKRKENKQIANRIKLNGNKYFKEKKYSQAIECYNNVIDICKDYLEAYNNLALCYIKTYRYEQAIENCNHIIDYYNVFNSSFSINKDILFKAYFRKGFSFYKLLLFDKALNNFNLAITFNNSDIEILELINKCKLIVLDQTKYININSDPECVISFGNIEDIFIKLENVDIIKNYELFLKELKNVKQIIKKNELERLKLCSYIYKKKNNEKYVLTYKTKNIYRGITFLLYISECLNKIMIYINQQFGINILSKNLILYEEKGSKSIDMNRNNNKTIKYMSKNLIKCCSKLIDIIMIVLNNNYYYSDFCIECIKPILTFYFIRNKFDKVKCTYFLHSISRNVNARKYFDEHIFQINDIALENFLILINNYIKKELEIYDEARMKQYEYIRNKIIESGKIFKFDINKEYIISPQNCKIFRKNEKLEKKIINMCKEKYEIVNLFGILSNLTLIPNILNIIEKKFVNYILNITIYIIELFYYSEKNINIYYLSFFISILQNKKIRLFFINTIFDDILYFISNLENIDILKSILTIILNLTVGWNEELAISTTSQNKHILKKKISQNSFKKIIILINSDNKDIRDTAFLLLSRFYLYSYFGHISIEGVYTNNKINILEDEKFQLRGKLLRNKILKEHEIALKLDDNTLSIFINRIYSLFKNKIYLEKACINFVSNLSKYTNFINICLLTKNKNNNIVYTYFYNILEYINYVYSENWKNNKYNMEKDMSIIFNSTLIFFIQLLKYFFITNMSNKYEDIIKIIKNNVPYIVTKIDNVEKKINKNISIFLSYCFLTPELKSEIMKAYCNDTNQIYRTLIG
- a CDS encoding 26S proteasome regulatory subunit RPN12, putative, with the protein product MGNELAESIKLLKELICNYHNISEQELNKKANDDIITLLKYTEDIEPKGGDIFKYKELLKKLKQVLIHLPSTDPLLPICKKNINELYITREILEKGVIISVMDNDIKSFTIYMAQLFIYYFDFKNILQKSAKQNAILGIYLLHLLSSNSIGDFHMILEIIPIDDQNDPYIKYVLELEQHIMDGYFHYILTKKDDIPLYLYSLFMDRLYNTIKYKLADCIFSSSNSISLLYTCELLKLKDENELYQFITEYNEIKTAHGEDNLIWEIKDNKIYFKNQIEHTQELPSIEILNNIIGYATELEKIV